Below is a window of Rhizobium sp. NXC14 DNA.
CGGTTCTAAGCAACACGACGACCGAACTGGCGTTTCAGGGCTCGGCGGATCGGGCGCGCAGGCGCCCGGCGCAGCCGGCGGGCTGCTGCCGGAGATCTGGATGCAGTATGGCGCAAAGCGGGTCGAACAGGCGCTGGCGCGTCTTCTATGCGCCGAAGACGACGGTGGGACCGAGTTGATGGCGGCGATGCGCTACGCCACCTTGCAGGGCGGGAAGCGCACCCGCGCCTTGCTCTGTCTGGCTGCCGGCGCCCTGGCCGACTCGCCGGCGCACATGCTCGACGACGTCGGCGCCGCTATAGAGATGATGCACGCCTGTACCCTCGTCCACGACGACCTGCCGGCGATGGACGACGACGTGCTTCGCCGCGGCCTTCCGACCGTGCACGTGAAATTCGGCGAAGCCACTGCGATCCTGGTCGGCGATGCGCTGCAGGCGCATGCATTCCTCACTCTGGCGAGCCTGGATGCGCCGGCCGACAATCGTGTCGCGCTCGTGCGCGAACTGGCTCGGGCCGTGTCCGCGGAGGGTGCCGCAGGCGGACAGGCCATGGATCTGTCGCTGGTCGGAAAGCACGTCGAGCTGGACAGAATCGTGACGATGCACCGTATGAAGACCGGAGCGCTCGTGCGCGCTTCCGTTCGCATGGGCGCGCTATGCGCCATCGCGGAGGACGCCGCGCACGCTGCGCTGTACCGTGCGCTCGATCGCTACAGCGCCCGTCTTGGCCTCGCGTTGCAGGTGATCGACGACATTCTCGACGCGACGGCAGACTACGCGACGCTGGGCAAGACGCCCGGGAAGGACGCGGCGGCGCAGAAGCCGACCTGCGCGTCGATCATGGGGCTGCAGGCAGCGTGCCAGTTCGTGCCGGATCTGTTGCGCGACGCCGGGGAGGCCATCGCCCCGCTGGGGCCGCGTGCAGAGGGGTTGGCGCAGATCCTGCAGCGGGCCAACGGGTATCTGGGCAAGCACGCGCCATGTACATGAGCGCGCCCGTCGACATGGAGAGGCCCCTGTGCTGCTACGACCGCGCCGGCGGCAGCTGGGGCATGCCATGAGTCGTCCGAGTTCGCGGCTACGTGCGCGGGGTCTGCCCGATCCTGGTCCTCGTCAACTATCTGCAGTAGGAAACATTCCGCGTGAACGCGCTGTCCGAACAGATCCTTTCTGAATTGCGCCACCTGCTGAGCGATACGAGCGATGGCGGCAGTGTCGGTCCGTCCGTCTACGACACGGCGCGAGTTCTGCAGTTCCACGGCGACGTCGCCAGTCGGCAGGACGCATACGCGTGGCTCATCGCGCAGCAACAGGCCGATGGGGGATGGGGAAGTGCGGACTTCCCGCTGTTTCGCCATGCGCCCACATGGGCGGCGTTGCTTGCATTGCAGCGTGCCGATCCTCTTCCCGGCGCTGCAGACGCAGTCCTGGCTGCAATCCGGTTCCTCCAGCGGGAGCCCGATCCCTATACAGATGCGGCGCCGGATGACGCGCCGATAGGAGCTGAGCTGATCCTGCCGCAGATGTGCGGCGAGGCCGCATCCTTGCTAGGCGACGTGGTGTTACCGCGCCACCCGGCACTGTTGCCGTTGCGGCAAGCGTGCCTGGCCAAGCTGGGGACGGTGGCACCGCTGCCGAGCGGCCACCCGTTGCTGCACTCCTGGGAAGCCTGGGGGACGGCGCCGACCATGGTATGCCCGGATGACGACGGCAGTATCGGCATTAGCCCGGCCGCCACTGCCGCATGGCGTGCGCACGCCCTGCCACAGGGGAGCGCGCCGCAGGTCGGGCGCACCGACAGGTATCTGCAGGCCGCATCGCGGGCGACGCGCAGCGGCATCGAAGGTGTCGTTCCCAACGTCTGGCCGATCAATGTGTTCGAGCCGTGCTGGTCGCTCTACACCCTGCATCTGGCTGGGCTGTTTTCGCATCCCGCGCTCGCCGAGGCGGTGCGCATGATCGTCGCGCAGCTCGATGCCCGCCTGGACGTGCGCGGACTGGGTCCGGCGTTGCACTTCGCGGCCGATGCGGACGACACCGCCGTTGCGTTGTGCATCCTGCGCCTTGCAGGACGCAACCCGCCTGTTGATACGTTGCGCCATTTCGAAACCAACGGGCTGTTCGTCACCTTCCCCGGCGAGCGCAATGCCTCGGTGTCCACCAATATCCACGCCTTGCATGCGTTGCGACTGCTGGGAAGGTCCACCGCAGGCCCCAGCACTTACGTTAAGGCCAATCGCAACCCGCACGGTCTATGGGACAACGAAAAATGGCACGTTTCGTGGCTGTATCCCACCGCGCATGCGATCGCTGCGCTCGCGCAAGGCACGCCCCAGTGGCGTGACGAGCGCGCGCTGGCGGCGATGCTGCAGGCGCAGCGCGACGACGGCAGCTGGGGCGCCGGTAGCGCGTCAACATTCGAGGAAACGGCCTATGCGCTGTTTGCGTTGCACGTGATGGACGGGCGCGAAGAGCCGACGGGGCGCGCGCGCATCGCGCAGGCGGTGGCGCATGCGCGGGAGTGGATGCTCGCCCGCCATGCGGCGCATGAATTGCCGGAGACGCCGCTGTGGATCGGCAAGGAATTGTATTGCCCTACCCGGGTCGTGCGCGTGGCCGA
It encodes the following:
- a CDS encoding polyprenyl synthetase family protein, whose product is MNNMQTGSKQHDDRTGVSGLGGSGAQAPGAAGGLLPEIWMQYGAKRVEQALARLLCAEDDGGTELMAAMRYATLQGGKRTRALLCLAAGALADSPAHMLDDVGAAIEMMHACTLVHDDLPAMDDDVLRRGLPTVHVKFGEATAILVGDALQAHAFLTLASLDAPADNRVALVRELARAVSAEGAAGGQAMDLSLVGKHVELDRIVTMHRMKTGALVRASVRMGALCAIAEDAAHAALYRALDRYSARLGLALQVIDDILDATADYATLGKTPGKDAAAQKPTCASIMGLQAACQFVPDLLRDAGEAIAPLGPRAEGLAQILQRANGYLGKHAPCT